The following proteins are encoded in a genomic region of Saccharopolyspora antimicrobica:
- a CDS encoding mechanosensitive ion channel family protein has product METLLSGLQTLVQFIPVLIGALVILLIGYIVGKLLQKGVAKLLQKSGVDRRMQDTQVGGWLERGGSGLTVSRLTGRVVFWLVFIFSLVTAIGALGIASVTTFMNQVLAYLPNVIAAIAIVVVAGLVAGAVGGLARRTMGQTPTGRVVAAAGPALVMGIAVFMVLTQLGIAPEIVMITYTGMIGALALGLALAFGLGGREIAAEMLRTGYRKAQRDQQVEAERERTAAPSGDTGWSTTTPASTQADKPKPAATTDL; this is encoded by the coding sequence GTGGAGACTCTGCTCAGTGGTTTGCAGACTCTCGTCCAATTCATCCCGGTTCTGATCGGCGCGCTGGTGATCCTGCTGATCGGCTACATCGTCGGGAAGCTGTTGCAGAAGGGAGTCGCGAAGCTGCTGCAAAAGTCCGGGGTCGACCGGAGGATGCAGGACACGCAGGTCGGCGGCTGGCTCGAGCGGGGCGGCAGCGGGCTGACGGTCTCCCGGCTGACCGGCCGGGTGGTGTTCTGGCTGGTCTTCATCTTCTCGCTGGTGACCGCGATCGGGGCGCTGGGGATTGCATCCGTGACGACGTTCATGAACCAGGTCCTCGCCTACCTGCCGAACGTGATCGCCGCTATCGCCATCGTCGTGGTCGCCGGTCTCGTGGCGGGGGCGGTCGGCGGACTCGCGCGCCGCACCATGGGGCAGACCCCAACCGGCAGAGTGGTCGCCGCGGCAGGCCCGGCCCTGGTCATGGGCATCGCCGTGTTCATGGTGCTCACGCAACTCGGCATCGCGCCGGAGATCGTGATGATCACCTACACGGGCATGATCGGTGCGCTCGCTCTCGGGCTCGCGCTGGCCTTCGGCCTCGGTGGCCGGGAGATCGCCGCGGAGATGCTTCGCACCGGCTACCGAAAGGCGCAGCGGGATCAGCAGGTCGAAGCCGAAAGGGAACGCACGGCGGCCCCGTCCGGCGACACGGGCTGGAGCACCACCACACCCGCCAGCACCCAAGCCGACAAACCCAAACCAGCGGCAACAACTGACCTTTGA